In Streptomyces seoulensis, the following are encoded in one genomic region:
- a CDS encoding lysophospholipid acyltransferase family protein: MYGLWKPRVLGAWKVPASGPVIFAVNHSHNIDGPMVMGVAPRPTHFLIKQEAFIGPLDPFLTGIGQLKVDRTTADRTAIGRALGVLEQGGVLGIFPEGTRGEGDFASLRAGLAYFAVRGGAPIVPVAVLGSADRPGRLVKALPPLRSRVDVVFGDPFEAGDGSGRRTRKALDEATERIQKRLTAHLENARRLTGRWATLE; the protein is encoded by the coding sequence ATGTACGGCCTGTGGAAGCCGCGCGTGCTGGGTGCCTGGAAGGTGCCCGCGTCCGGCCCGGTCATCTTCGCGGTGAACCACTCCCACAACATCGACGGCCCGATGGTCATGGGCGTGGCGCCCCGGCCGACGCACTTCCTGATCAAGCAGGAGGCGTTCATCGGGCCGCTGGACCCCTTCCTGACCGGCATCGGCCAGCTCAAGGTCGACCGCACCACCGCCGACCGCACCGCCATCGGGCGGGCGCTCGGCGTGCTGGAGCAGGGCGGCGTGCTGGGCATCTTCCCGGAGGGCACCCGGGGCGAGGGCGACTTCGCCTCGCTGCGCGCCGGGCTCGCCTACTTCGCGGTGCGCGGCGGGGCGCCGATCGTGCCGGTGGCCGTGCTCGGCAGCGCCGACCGGCCCGGCCGCCTGGTCAAGGCCCTGCCGCCGCTGCGCTCCCGCGTCGACGTGGTCTTCGGAGACCCGTTCGAGGCGGGCGACGGGAGCGGGCGGCGTACGCGCAAGGCGCTGGACGAGGCGACCGAGCGCATCCAGAAGCGGCTCACCGCACACCTGGAAAACGCCAGGCGCCTGACCGGGCGCTGGGCGACACTTGAGTAG
- a CDS encoding I78 family peptidase inhibitor has product MAQIPAPPPEPQDTLDSYVGLAPEEADRRARSRGWQTVRALPPGAIITMEYRTGRLNFEVKDGRVARVWKG; this is encoded by the coding sequence ATGGCACAGATTCCCGCTCCGCCGCCGGAGCCGCAGGACACCCTGGACAGCTATGTCGGCCTGGCCCCGGAGGAGGCCGACCGGCGCGCCCGGAGCCGGGGCTGGCAGACGGTGCGGGCGCTGCCGCCCGGCGCGATCATCACCATGGAGTACCGAACGGGCCGTCTCAACTTCGAGGTGAAGGACGGCCGGGTCGCCCGCGTCTGGAAGGGCTGA
- a CDS encoding Rieske (2Fe-2S) protein — protein MTQPATRRTLLTTGAATLAVCCVGCGSDGDSSSATASSSPGGESASASGSASSDSGDGQALGSVSEIPEGGGKIFTAEKVVVTQPKKGEYKAFSAICTHQGCTLNKVADGTIDCPCHGSKFHVADGSVAHGPATEPLAAKEIMVHGNTVHLA, from the coding sequence ATGACCCAGCCCGCGACGCGGCGCACGCTTCTCACCACGGGGGCCGCCACGCTCGCCGTCTGCTGTGTGGGTTGCGGCAGCGACGGCGACAGCTCCTCGGCCACCGCCAGCTCCTCCCCCGGCGGCGAGAGCGCCTCGGCCTCCGGTTCCGCCTCGTCCGACTCCGGCGACGGCCAGGCGCTGGGCAGCGTCAGCGAGATCCCGGAGGGCGGCGGCAAGATCTTCACCGCGGAGAAGGTGGTGGTGACGCAGCCGAAGAAGGGCGAGTACAAGGCGTTCTCCGCCATCTGCACCCACCAGGGCTGCACGCTGAACAAGGTCGCGGACGGCACCATCGACTGCCCGTGTCACGGCAGCAAGTTCCACGTCGCCGACGGCTCGGTCGCGCACGGCCCGGCCACCGAACCGCTGGCCGCCAAGGAGATCATGGTGCACGGAAACACGGTGCACCTGGCCTGA
- a CDS encoding transglycosylase family protein has product MSECADTTRSTARKGRTTAALAGAALLAPLGLLAASGEAQAADNGVWDRIAQCESGGNWNINTGNGYYGGLQFSASTWRAYGGGAYAATADQASRSAQIAVASRVQQAQGWGAWPVCSGRAGAYGSAPSSASTGGGTDKGVTKKSAPTRSAPTRTAPTRSAQAPQRPATTHADRGAGRGGYTVRQGDTLSTIAARHGVSWQRVYEANRSVIGADPNLIVPGQHLAL; this is encoded by the coding sequence ATGTCCGAGTGTGCCGATACCACCCGTTCGACCGCCCGTAAGGGCCGTACGACGGCCGCCCTCGCCGGGGCCGCGCTGCTCGCCCCGCTGGGGCTGCTGGCAGCCTCCGGAGAGGCGCAGGCGGCGGACAACGGAGTCTGGGACCGCATCGCCCAGTGCGAGAGCGGCGGCAACTGGAACATCAACACCGGCAACGGCTACTACGGCGGGCTCCAGTTCTCCGCCAGCACGTGGCGTGCCTACGGTGGCGGCGCCTACGCCGCCACCGCCGACCAGGCGTCGAGAAGCGCGCAGATCGCCGTGGCGTCCCGGGTCCAGCAGGCCCAGGGCTGGGGCGCCTGGCCCGTCTGCTCCGGCCGCGCCGGGGCCTACGGGTCCGCACCGTCCAGCGCCTCGACGGGCGGCGGGACCGACAAGGGCGTGACGAAGAAGTCCGCCCCGACGAGGTCCGCCCCCACCCGGACCGCACCGACGCGGTCCGCCCAGGCCCCGCAGCGCCCGGCGACGACCCACGCCGACCGGGGGGCCGGCCGGGGCGGCTACACCGTCCGCCAGGGCGACACGCTGAGCACCATCGCCGCCCGGCACGGGGTGAGCTGGCAGCGGGTCTACGAGGCCAACCGGTCGGTCATCGGGGCCGACCCGAACCTGATCGTGCCGGGGCAGCACCTCGCGCTCTGA
- a CDS encoding nucleotidyltransferase domain-containing protein — MRSADLVRDHTVYACVMGSRAFGLATDGSDTDRRGVFLAPTPLFWRFEKPPTHVEGPGEERFSWELERFLELALRANPNILECLHSPLVEHLDDTGRELLSLRGAFLSRQVHATFTGYALGQRRKLDADIRTTGAPRWKHAMHLLRLLGSARDLLRTGELRLDVGEERESLLAVKRGEVPWPEIEARMARLADETDAALLRTPLPVEPDEPRVADFLYRARRASAARV, encoded by the coding sequence ATGCGCTCCGCCGACCTGGTCCGCGACCACACCGTGTACGCCTGTGTCATGGGCTCGCGCGCCTTCGGTCTGGCCACGGACGGCAGTGACACCGACCGGCGGGGCGTGTTCCTGGCCCCGACCCCGCTGTTCTGGCGGTTCGAGAAGCCGCCCACGCATGTCGAGGGGCCGGGCGAGGAGCGGTTCTCCTGGGAGCTGGAGCGCTTCTTGGAGCTGGCGCTGCGGGCCAACCCGAACATCCTGGAGTGCCTGCACTCCCCGCTGGTGGAGCACCTGGACGACACCGGTCGCGAACTGCTCTCCCTGCGCGGCGCGTTCCTCTCCCGCCAGGTGCACGCCACCTTCACCGGCTACGCCCTCGGCCAGCGCCGCAAGCTGGACGCCGACATCCGCACCACCGGCGCCCCGCGCTGGAAGCACGCCATGCACCTGCTCCGCCTGCTGGGCAGCGCCCGCGACCTGCTGCGCACCGGCGAGCTGCGCCTGGACGTGGGCGAGGAGCGCGAGTCGCTGCTCGCGGTGAAGCGGGGTGAGGTGCCCTGGCCGGAGATCGAGGCACGGATGGCCCGCCTGGCCGACGAGACCGACGCGGCCCTCCTCCGCACCCCGCTCCCGGTCGAGCCGGACGAGCCCCGGGTGGCCGACTTCCTGTACCGGGCACGGCGGGCGTCGGCCGCGCGCGTCTAG
- a CDS encoding ADP-ribosylglycohydrolase family protein codes for MTTTPSGQRAAAGSLLGLALGDALGFPTEFNDVPAILAKCGPWREMELPGRAYVSDDTQMTLALGRGLRTAMGRGPLAPERLERPLREEFVAWYESPENNRAPGRTCLTACALLKEEGRDWQDASQVGSKGCGANMRVAPLGLAPALSAEQRSGAAQLQSALTHGHPTALAASDLTAHAVWLLAQGMDPAGLVGRLRSYALDHRTHYDHTWLGDLWRRSQDPSPEHFIARGWDECLAVLDRLQDALRTPSPETDPCLATGEGWIAEEALATGLLCFLLFPGDPVLALRRAACTSGDSDSIACLTGAFAGAWLGADAWPADWVDRIEHRDELLELGALWDA; via the coding sequence ATGACCACCACGCCCTCGGGACAGCGCGCCGCCGCCGGTTCCCTGCTCGGACTCGCCCTCGGCGACGCGCTGGGCTTCCCGACCGAGTTCAACGACGTGCCCGCCATCCTCGCCAAGTGCGGACCCTGGCGGGAGATGGAGCTGCCGGGCCGCGCCTACGTCTCCGACGACACGCAGATGACCCTCGCGCTCGGGCGCGGGCTCCGTACCGCCATGGGCCGGGGCCCGCTCGCGCCGGAGCGGCTCGAGCGGCCGCTGCGCGAGGAGTTCGTCGCCTGGTACGAGTCCCCGGAGAACAACCGCGCCCCCGGCCGCACCTGCCTCACGGCCTGCGCGCTGCTGAAGGAGGAGGGGCGGGACTGGCAGGACGCGAGCCAGGTCGGCTCCAAGGGCTGCGGTGCCAACATGCGGGTCGCCCCGCTCGGCCTCGCCCCCGCTCTGAGCGCCGAACAGCGCTCCGGCGCCGCCCAGTTGCAGTCCGCCCTCACCCACGGCCACCCCACCGCACTGGCCGCCTCCGACCTCACCGCGCACGCCGTGTGGCTGCTGGCCCAGGGCATGGACCCCGCCGGGCTCGTCGGCCGGCTGCGCTCGTACGCCCTCGACCACCGCACCCACTACGACCACACCTGGCTCGGCGACCTGTGGCGCCGCTCCCAGGACCCGAGCCCGGAGCACTTCATCGCCCGTGGCTGGGACGAATGCCTGGCCGTCCTGGACCGGCTTCAGGACGCGCTGCGCACCCCCTCCCCGGAGACCGACCCCTGCCTCGCCACCGGCGAGGGCTGGATCGCGGAGGAGGCGCTCGCCACCGGGCTGCTCTGCTTCCTGCTCTTCCCCGGCGACCCCGTGCTGGCGCTGCGCCGGGCCGCCTGCACCTCCGGCGACTCCGACTCCATCGCCTGCCTGACCGGCGCTTTCGCGGGCGCCTGGCTGGGCGCGGACGCCTGGCCCGCGGACTGGGTGGACCGCATCGAGCACCGCGACGAACTGCTGGAACTGGGCGCCCTCTGGGACGCCTAG
- the der gene encoding ribosome biogenesis GTPase Der: MNDQNQPDGSAAHEYEHGALGDAEYAEFMQLAAEEGFDIEDVEGAIEEAGHGPLPVLAVVGRPNVGKSTLVNRIIGRREAVVEDKPGVTRDRVTYEAEWAGRRFKVVDTGGWEQDVLGIDASVAAQAEYAIEAADAVVFVVDAKVGATDTDEAVVRLLRKAGKPVVLAANKVDGLSGESDAAYLWSLGLGEPHPVSALHGRGTGDMLDAVLEALPEAPAQTFGGPGVGGPRRIALIGRPNVGKSSLLNKVAGEERVVVNELAGTTRDPVDEMIELGGKTWKFVDTAGIRKRVHLQQGADYYASLRTAAAVEKAEVAVILIDGSENISVQDQRIVTMAVEAGRAVVVAFNKWDTLDEERRYYLEREIETELGQIAWAPRVNVSARTGRHMEKLVPAIETALDGWETRVPTGRLNAFLGELAAAHPHPVRGGKQPRILFGTQAGTKPPRFVLFASGFIEAGYRRFIERRLREEFGFEGTPIHLSVRVREKRGAKKK; this comes from the coding sequence ATGAACGACCAGAACCAGCCCGACGGCTCGGCCGCGCACGAGTACGAGCACGGGGCTCTCGGCGACGCCGAGTACGCGGAGTTCATGCAGCTCGCCGCGGAAGAGGGCTTCGACATCGAGGACGTCGAGGGCGCCATCGAGGAGGCGGGCCACGGCCCCCTTCCCGTGCTCGCCGTCGTCGGCCGCCCCAATGTCGGCAAGTCGACCTTGGTGAACCGGATCATCGGCCGCCGCGAGGCGGTCGTCGAGGACAAGCCCGGCGTCACCCGCGACCGCGTCACCTATGAGGCGGAGTGGGCCGGCCGCCGTTTCAAGGTGGTCGACACCGGCGGCTGGGAGCAGGACGTCCTCGGCATCGACGCCTCCGTGGCCGCGCAGGCCGAGTACGCGATCGAGGCCGCCGACGCGGTCGTCTTCGTGGTGGACGCCAAGGTCGGCGCCACCGACACCGACGAGGCGGTCGTCCGGCTGCTGCGCAAGGCCGGCAAGCCGGTCGTGCTGGCCGCCAACAAGGTCGACGGCCTCTCCGGCGAGTCCGACGCGGCCTACCTGTGGTCCCTGGGCCTCGGCGAGCCGCACCCGGTCTCCGCCCTGCACGGCCGCGGCACCGGCGACATGCTGGACGCCGTCCTGGAGGCCCTCCCGGAGGCGCCCGCGCAGACCTTCGGCGGCCCCGGCGTCGGCGGCCCCCGCCGCATCGCCCTGATCGGCCGCCCGAACGTCGGCAAGTCCTCGCTGCTGAACAAGGTCGCCGGCGAGGAGCGCGTCGTCGTCAACGAGCTGGCGGGCACCACCCGCGACCCGGTCGACGAGATGATCGAGCTGGGCGGCAAGACCTGGAAGTTCGTGGACACCGCCGGTATCCGCAAGCGCGTCCACCTCCAGCAGGGCGCCGACTACTACGCCTCCCTGCGCACGGCCGCCGCCGTGGAGAAGGCGGAGGTCGCCGTCATCCTGATCGACGGCTCCGAGAACATCTCGGTGCAGGACCAGCGCATCGTCACCATGGCCGTCGAGGCCGGCCGCGCGGTCGTCGTCGCCTTCAACAAGTGGGACACCCTCGACGAGGAGCGCCGCTACTACCTCGAGCGTGAGATCGAGACCGAGCTGGGCCAGATCGCCTGGGCCCCGCGCGTCAACGTCTCCGCCCGCACCGGCCGCCACATGGAGAAGCTGGTCCCGGCGATCGAGACCGCGCTCGACGGCTGGGAGACCCGCGTCCCCACCGGCCGGCTGAACGCCTTCCTCGGTGAGCTGGCCGCCGCCCACCCGCACCCGGTCCGGGGCGGCAAGCAGCCGCGCATCCTGTTCGGCACCCAGGCCGGCACCAAGCCGCCGCGCTTCGTCCTCTTCGCCTCCGGCTTCATCGAGGCTGGCTACCGTCGCTTCATCGAGCGCCGCCTGCGCGAGGAGTTCGGCTTCGAGGGCACCCCGATCCACCTCTCGGTGCGGGTGCGCGAGAAGCGCGGCGCGAAGAAGAAGTAA
- a CDS encoding prephenate dehydrogenase: protein MRTALVIGTGLIGTSAALALSRRGVTVHLADHDPAQARTAAALGAGTDEPPQGRVDLALVAAPPAHVAGVLADAMRRDLAHGYLDVASVKGGPRRELEALGLDDAVLARYLGTHPMSGREKSGPLAATADLFEGRPWVLTPTRDTDTEVLNLALELVSHCRAVPVVMDADAHDRAVALVSHMPHLVSSLVAARLENAEEAAVRLCGQGIRDVTRIAASDPRMWIDILSANPGPVADLLTDVSADLDETVRALRALQSADEDKRRTGGAGIEDVLRRGNAGQVRVPGKHGSAPRAYETVTVLIDDQPGQLARIFADAGRAGVNIEDVRIEHATGQQAGHIQLMVEPGAAPVLTEALRERGWALRQ, encoded by the coding sequence GTGAGAACCGCACTCGTCATCGGCACCGGGCTGATCGGGACCTCGGCCGCGCTCGCCCTCAGCCGGCGGGGCGTCACCGTCCACCTCGCCGACCACGACCCGGCGCAGGCCCGTACCGCAGCCGCCCTCGGCGCCGGTACCGACGAGCCGCCGCAGGGCCGGGTCGACCTCGCGCTCGTCGCCGCGCCGCCCGCGCACGTCGCCGGCGTCCTCGCCGACGCCATGCGCCGCGACCTCGCGCACGGCTACCTCGACGTGGCCAGCGTCAAGGGCGGCCCGCGCCGCGAACTGGAGGCGCTCGGCCTGGACGACGCCGTGCTCGCCCGCTACCTCGGCACCCACCCCATGTCCGGCCGGGAGAAGTCCGGCCCGCTGGCCGCCACCGCCGACCTCTTCGAGGGCCGCCCCTGGGTGCTCACCCCGACCCGCGACACCGACACCGAGGTGCTGAACCTCGCCCTCGAACTGGTCTCGCACTGCCGCGCCGTCCCGGTGGTGATGGACGCCGACGCCCACGACCGCGCCGTCGCCCTCGTCTCCCACATGCCGCACCTCGTCTCCAGCCTGGTCGCCGCCCGGCTGGAGAACGCCGAGGAGGCCGCCGTACGGCTCTGCGGGCAGGGCATCCGGGACGTCACCCGGATCGCCGCCTCCGACCCCCGGATGTGGATCGACATCCTCTCCGCCAACCCGGGACCGGTCGCCGACCTGCTCACCGACGTCTCAGCCGACCTGGACGAGACCGTGCGCGCGCTGCGCGCCCTGCAGTCCGCCGACGAGGACAAGCGGCGCACCGGCGGCGCCGGGATCGAGGACGTACTGCGCCGGGGCAACGCCGGCCAGGTCCGCGTCCCCGGCAAGCACGGCTCCGCCCCGCGCGCGTACGAGACCGTCACGGTCCTCATCGACGACCAGCCCGGCCAGCTCGCCCGCATCTTCGCCGACGCCGGACGGGCCGGCGTCAACATCGAGGACGTCCGCATCGAGCACGCCACCGGACAGCAGGCGGGACACATCCAGCTCATGGTCGAGCCCGGGGCCGCGCCCGTCCTCACCGAGGCGCTGCGCGAGCGGGGCTGGGCGCTGCGGCAGTAG
- the cmk gene encoding (d)CMP kinase produces MENGAAPTAQPVIVAIDGPSGTGKSSTSKAVAAQLGLSYLDTGAQYRAITWWMVTNGIDLTDPTAIAAVAGKPEIVSGTDPLAPTITVDGYDVAGPIRTQEVTSKVSAVSAVPEVRTRITELQRSIAAGAEGGIVVEGRDIGTTVLPDADLKIFLTASPEARAARRSGEVKGSDVAATREALIQRDAADSSRKTSPLAKAGDAVEVDTTELTLAQVIECVVTLVEEKRAGK; encoded by the coding sequence GTGGAAAACGGCGCCGCCCCGACCGCACAGCCCGTGATCGTAGCGATCGACGGCCCCTCCGGCACGGGCAAGTCGAGCACGTCGAAGGCCGTGGCCGCGCAGCTCGGCCTCAGCTACCTGGACACCGGCGCCCAGTACCGGGCCATCACCTGGTGGATGGTGACCAACGGCATCGACCTCACGGACCCCACCGCGATCGCCGCCGTCGCGGGCAAGCCCGAGATCGTCTCCGGTACCGACCCGCTGGCCCCGACGATCACCGTCGACGGCTACGACGTGGCCGGGCCGATCCGCACCCAGGAGGTCACCTCCAAGGTCAGCGCGGTCAGCGCGGTGCCCGAGGTGCGCACCCGGATCACCGAGCTGCAGCGCTCCATCGCGGCCGGCGCCGAGGGCGGCATCGTGGTCGAGGGCCGGGACATCGGCACCACCGTGCTGCCCGACGCCGACCTGAAGATCTTCCTCACCGCCTCCCCGGAAGCCCGCGCGGCCCGCCGCAGCGGCGAGGTGAAGGGCTCCGACGTGGCCGCCACCCGCGAGGCCCTCATCCAGCGGGACGCGGCCGACTCCAGCCGCAAGACCTCCCCGCTCGCCAAGGCCGGCGACGCGGTCGAGGTCGACACCACCGAGCTGACCCTCGCCCAGGTCATCGAGTGCGTCGTCACCCTGGTCGAGGAGAAGCGGGCCGGGAAGTGA
- a CDS encoding phosphatase PAP2 family protein has product MRTERKLTRRLDRVFARLDREPERPAHIDVPRMSRHRAMLFSSTLAFYLAIVWAVITTSWLVRLDWRVMFFRPYQQWPGIHAFLDYYVVLGQRGPTAVMVAAWLGWRSWRQHTVRPLLTLAASLLLLNITVGAAKLGMGRLGPHYATVIGANEMGLGGDIFPSGHTANAVVTWGILAYLASTARARRWLSALSAITSLGVGLTTVYLGTHWLSDVLLGWAAGLLILLALPWFEPLISRAENALFALRDRLRARRRRTAPVPAAPLAPVALQPLAKAAEPAVPAREPVTSARGSRPPVHLAPGPHTTRSERTPVTPAGSRRPPHADRLPRGASQAARP; this is encoded by the coding sequence GTGCGTACCGAACGAAAGCTCACCCGGCGTCTGGACCGGGTGTTCGCCAGGCTGGACCGTGAGCCGGAACGGCCGGCCCATATCGACGTGCCGCGGATGTCGCGGCACCGGGCCATGCTGTTCTCCTCGACCCTGGCCTTCTACCTGGCGATCGTGTGGGCCGTGATCACCACGTCCTGGCTGGTCCGGCTGGACTGGCGGGTCATGTTCTTCCGCCCCTACCAGCAGTGGCCCGGCATCCACGCCTTCCTCGACTACTACGTGGTGCTCGGCCAGCGCGGCCCCACCGCGGTGATGGTCGCGGCCTGGCTCGGCTGGCGCTCCTGGCGGCAGCACACGGTCCGTCCGCTGCTGACCCTGGCCGCCTCGCTGCTGCTGCTGAACATCACGGTCGGCGCCGCCAAGCTCGGCATGGGCCGGCTCGGCCCGCACTACGCCACCGTGATCGGCGCGAACGAGATGGGCCTGGGCGGAGACATATTTCCCTCGGGTCACACCGCCAACGCGGTCGTGACCTGGGGCATCCTGGCGTATCTGGCCTCCACGGCCAGGGCGCGCCGCTGGCTGTCCGCCCTGTCCGCGATCACTTCGCTCGGCGTCGGGCTCACCACCGTCTACCTCGGTACGCACTGGCTGAGCGACGTGCTGCTGGGCTGGGCCGCCGGGCTGCTGATCCTGCTGGCGCTGCCCTGGTTCGAGCCGCTGATCTCGCGCGCGGAGAACGCGCTGTTCGCGCTGCGGGACCGGCTGCGCGCCCGTCGGCGGCGCACCGCGCCGGTGCCGGCCGCGCCGCTCGCCCCGGTGGCGCTCCAGCCGCTGGCCAAGGCCGCCGAGCCGGCCGTACCGGCGCGGGAGCCGGTCACGTCGGCGCGCGGGTCCCGGCCGCCGGTCCATCTGGCGCCGGGCCCGCACACCACCCGCTCCGAGCGCACGCCGGTCACCCCGGCGGGCAGCCGGCGTCCGCCGCACGCGGACCGGCTCCCGCGCGGGGCCTCGCAGGCCGCGCGCCCCTGA
- a CDS encoding pseudouridine synthase, translated as MRSSGSGRNSGRGNPRGNDRDERKGQGRPSKPRPEERRYDVGPGATKDGPKSGRGGAARGGAKGGPKQSQQAGRGRTAPGRSREFETRAEERNRERYEGKKDVKLPKTFPGAEQDGERLQKVLARAGYGSRRACEELIEQARVEINGEIVLEQGRRVDPEKDEVKVDGLTVATQSYQFFSLNKPAGVVSTMEDPEGRQCLGDYVTNRETRLFHVGRLDTETEGVILLTNHGELAHRLTHPKYGVRKTYLAHIVGPIPRDLGKRLKDGIQLEDGWARADHFRVVEQTGKNYLVEVTLHEGRKHIVRRMLAEAGFPVDKLVRVSFGPITLGDQKSGWLRRLSNTEVGMLMKEVDL; from the coding sequence ATGCGAAGCAGCGGCAGCGGCAGGAACAGCGGACGCGGTAACCCCCGCGGCAACGACCGGGACGAGCGCAAGGGGCAGGGCCGCCCCAGCAAGCCCCGTCCGGAGGAGCGCCGCTACGACGTCGGACCCGGCGCCACGAAGGACGGCCCGAAGTCCGGCCGTGGCGGCGCGGCACGCGGCGGCGCCAAGGGCGGCCCCAAGCAGTCCCAGCAGGCGGGGCGCGGCCGTACGGCGCCCGGCCGCTCGCGTGAGTTCGAGACGCGGGCCGAGGAGCGCAACCGGGAGCGGTACGAGGGCAAGAAGGACGTGAAGCTGCCCAAGACCTTCCCCGGCGCCGAGCAGGACGGCGAGCGCCTCCAGAAGGTGCTGGCCCGCGCGGGCTACGGCTCGCGGCGCGCCTGCGAGGAGCTGATCGAGCAGGCCCGCGTCGAGATCAACGGCGAGATCGTGCTGGAGCAGGGCCGCCGGGTCGACCCGGAGAAGGACGAGGTCAAGGTCGACGGCCTGACCGTCGCGACCCAGTCGTACCAGTTCTTCTCGCTGAACAAGCCCGCCGGTGTGGTCTCCACGATGGAGGACCCCGAGGGCCGCCAGTGCCTCGGCGACTACGTCACCAACCGCGAGACCCGCCTCTTCCACGTGGGCCGGCTGGACACGGAGACCGAGGGCGTCATCCTGCTCACCAACCACGGCGAGCTGGCCCACCGTCTCACCCACCCCAAGTACGGCGTGCGCAAGACCTACCTCGCGCACATCGTCGGCCCGATCCCGCGCGACCTCGGCAAGCGGCTGAAGGACGGCATCCAGCTGGAGGACGGCTGGGCCCGCGCCGACCACTTCCGCGTGGTCGAGCAGACCGGCAAGAACTACCTCGTCGAGGTGACCCTGCACGAGGGCCGCAAGCACATCGTGCGCCGGATGCTGGCCGAGGCGGGCTTCCCCGTCGACAAGCTGGTCCGCGTCTCCTTCGGCCCGATCACCCTCGGCGACCAGAAGTCGGGCTGGCTGCGCCGCCTGTCCAACACCGAGGTCGGCATGCTGATGAAGGAAGTCGACCTCTAG
- the scpB gene encoding SMC-Scp complex subunit ScpB: MVVDEPATEEHLARVLERPRRRIAEALRELADDYTAQGRGFELRFVAGGWRFYTRPAYAPAVERLALEGQTARLTQAALETLAVVAYRQPVGRSRVSAVRGVNCDGVMRTLLQRGLVAEAGTEPETGAILYVTTNYFLERMGLRGLDELPELAPFLPEAEAIEAETQEGVPSFDPDAPDAAGGQDADDYDGNLDAKQRQRQEQRTR; the protein is encoded by the coding sequence ATGGTCGTGGACGAGCCCGCCACCGAGGAACACCTGGCAAGGGTCCTCGAACGGCCCCGGCGCCGGATCGCCGAGGCGCTGCGCGAACTGGCCGACGACTACACCGCCCAGGGCCGCGGCTTCGAGCTGCGCTTCGTCGCGGGCGGCTGGCGCTTCTACACCCGCCCCGCGTACGCCCCCGCCGTGGAACGCCTCGCGCTGGAGGGCCAGACGGCCCGGCTCACCCAGGCGGCCCTGGAGACCCTCGCGGTCGTCGCGTACCGCCAGCCGGTCGGCCGCAGCAGGGTCTCCGCCGTGCGCGGGGTCAACTGCGACGGCGTGATGCGGACCCTGCTCCAGCGCGGTCTGGTGGCCGAGGCGGGCACGGAACCCGAAACAGGTGCGATCCTGTACGTGACGACGAACTATTTCCTGGAGCGGATGGGCCTGCGCGGCTTGGACGAGCTTCCGGAACTCGCGCCCTTCCTCCCCGAGGCGGAGGCGATCGAGGCGGAGACCCAGGAGGGAGTCCCGTCGTTCGACCCGGACGCGCCCGACGCGGCCGGTGGTCAGGACGCAGACGACTACGACGGAAACCTTGATGCGAAGCAGCGGCAGCGGCAGGAACAGCGGACGCGGTAA